The nucleotide sequence ATAGGGGTTCATGCGAATCATTCTAAAAAGACGGAAAGCTGCATCCCTGATCTCCATATCTGGAGTATTAGTTAGGACTAATAGACTACTAGAGTACGTCCGAGCTAGTCAAATCGCGCACCACGATATCCGTACTCCACAGACTGCATGCCTACTCTGTAAACTACCTGTACCGAAAGCTCGACCGGGAATAGCATACAACATAAAGTTTGAAGATCTTGGTGCCAAAGGCTTATTGGCAGATCAACCTTGTTTTTTGACATCACGATACCCTTATTCGGTAGGAAATGGTATGCTTCTATACAAGGGTGCGATCGCCAGCTTACACCGCCTCTATGCTGGTTTAAGCAATTTGATTATTCCGCTAGGTTCTCTAAAGATTTTCTGAAGATTTTGTCCAATATCGAAGTAATGCCTCAAAGAAACGTTTATCTTTTCCGATGATTTTTTAGGCGATCTTACGATTGGAAAGACATGGTGTTCCGAGCTAAAAAAGAGATAAGCCCTTATTCGAAATGTTGAATCCTTAAATTCTACTGTTAAGCGTTTACAGCACCTGCTTGAACAACTATTCCATCGCGTTAACTTCAGAACCATATTATTCAACTGTAATGGAAGTATTTGAGATTTACGAACCCACAGGGCGTATTTTGAGCACTACGAACAGTCGCGATTTTCATGGCTGTATTGAAGCAGCGGCGAAGTCAGGCGTAACTTTAATCCTGATTGACTTCAAAAACATTATGTTTATGGACAGCCAAGGCCTCGGAACTCTGATTTCTGCCCGAAATCGAGCAGAATCATTAGGAATCAAACTTGCACTCTGCTCTCTAGTTGGGCAAGCACGAATGATTTTGGAAATGAGCAGCGTGGATCAATGAGCAGCGTGGATCAAATTTTCGAGATTTATAGCGATCGCACCGCTTTCCAAGAGGCGATCGCGCAGAAGACTATCGCCGCATAGCCAGCAGCATCGGCACCTGCTCTAGGTCTACATTGCCACCGCTGATCAAAACACCCACGCGGGGATGTACCTTTCGTGCCTGAAATTCTTCGAGATGGGCCGAGATTCGACCGTGGAGCAAGGCCGCCGCCGCGAGAGCCCCCGTCGGTTCAACCACAATTTTGAGGCGTTCCCACAGGTAAAACATCGTGCTCAGGAGTGCAGCATCGGGTACGGTCACCATGTCGTTCACGTATTTCAGCACCAAGGGAAAAGTGAGCGATCCTAGGGACGACGTTCTGGATCCATCAGCAATCGTGTCGGGATTGTTCACCGTTTGTAGGGTTTTGCTGTGAAAAGAACGGGTTGCATCATCACCGTGTTCTGGCTCGACCCCAATCACGCGGCAGAGAGGGGTGAGCGATCGCGCCGTGACCGCAGAGCCGGATAGCAATCCCCCACCCCCACAGCAGACTAATAGAAAATCTAGCGTGCCCACTTCCTCGATCAGTTCTTTGGCGGCTGTTCCCTGCCCCGCAATCACGTGGGGGTGGTTGTACGGGGGAATGATGGTGCCGCCACGCTCCTCCGCAAGCTGTTGAACCACCTCTTCACGAACGGCTTCTGAGCGATCGTATAGGATTACCTCTGCGCCATACCCTCGGGTTGCCGCTTGTTTCACCGCAGGGGCATCTTTGGGCATCACAATCGTGGTGGGAACATTCAACAGCTTTCCGGCCAAGGCGATCGCCTGGGCATGGTTACCCGATGAATAGGTCAGTACGCCGCTGCGCTTTTGATCGGGCGTGAGCTGGGCGATCGCATTGTACGCGCCGCGAAACTTAAAGGATCCAGTCCGCTGAACGTTTTCGCACTTAAAGTACACTTGACACCCCGTTTGCTCATTGATCGT is from Synechococcales cyanobacterium T60_A2020_003 and encodes:
- a CDS encoding STAS domain-containing protein yields the protein MNNYSIALTSEPYYSTVMEVFEIYEPTGRILSTTNSRDFHGCIEAAAKSGVTLILIDFKNIMFMDSQGLGTLISARNRAESLGIKLALCSLVGQARMILEMSSVDQ
- a CDS encoding threo-3-hydroxy-L-aspartate ammonia-lyase — encoded protein: MTYAFNRSKSSANPAVVLTDVVNAAQRLHGIAHRTPVLTSRTINEQTGCQVYFKCENVQRTGSFKFRGAYNAIAQLTPDQKRSGVLTYSSGNHAQAIALAGKLLNVPTTIVMPKDAPAVKQAATRGYGAEVILYDRSEAVREEVVQQLAEERGGTIIPPYNHPHVIAGQGTAAKELIEEVGTLDFLLVCCGGGGLLSGSAVTARSLTPLCRVIGVEPEHGDDATRSFHSKTLQTVNNPDTIADGSRTSSLGSLTFPLVLKYVNDMVTVPDAALLSTMFYLWERLKIVVEPTGALAAAALLHGRISAHLEEFQARKVHPRVGVLISGGNVDLEQVPMLLAMRR